In the Commensalibacter nepenthis genome, TACATTAAACGCCCCCCTGGTTTTAAATATCTTAGTGCCGCCTGAATTAATTGACGTTGCACGTTGACCAGCCCACTAATTTCTTTTGGTTTTTTTATGTGCAATACATCAGGATGACGACGGAAAATACCAGTGGCAGAACATGGGGCATCCAATAAAATCGCATCAAATTCTTCTTTATATTGCAGCTGGGCGGCATCAGATTGCACAATTTCTGCTTTTAATTGCAAACGATCCAGATTTTCCTTTAAGCGTTTAATCCGTTTTGGATCCTTTTCAACAGCCACGACCTGTCCGCCAGCCATCACGAGCTGAGCAGTCTTTCCACCAGGGGCAGCGCATAGATCAGCCACTTTTTCACCTTGTTTTACCTGTAATAAAAATGCAGGTAAAGACGCTGCCACATCTTGCACCCAAAATTGTCCTTCTTCAAATCCAGACAAATTATTGACTTTGGTTCCCACAGGATATCGATAACTATCCGCACATAACAAAACCCCACCTTGTGGAGCAGATAGACCAGATTTGACAGATAAATCCAAAGGCACTTCATAATTCAAACATTGCGCTAATTGACGGGGATTAAAGCCTGCTTTATCCCATTCTTGCCATAACCAAGTCGGTAAATTCAACCGCTCTTGATCGAGCCCTTCTAAACATTCCTTGCCTTGATCTGCGACTTTGCGTAAAACCGCATTCACCAAACCTGTAAACCCAGAAAACCCATTTTTGCGCGCCAAATTCACTGTTGTATTAATCGCAGCATGCCTTGGCGTTTCCAAAAAAATAATTTGTGCAACCCCCAACAATAAAATAACTGAAACAGGTTGAGGTGGCGCGCGTCGTAATAAAGGTTCAATAATGGCTTCCAAGACACCTTTTTGCCTTAGACAACACACGATCAACCGATAGGCTGCGGCTTTGTCTCGGCTATCTGCGTGACGAGATAACAAAAGATCCAAAACAGCATCCAAAGAACGGTTACGTTCTAAAACTTGGCAAAGGGCTTCAAAAGCGATTTGACGAGTGTCGTCTTTTTCTTTATTCATTATTTCTGACTTAATCTTATAGTTTTATATTGAATGGGATT is a window encoding:
- a CDS encoding RsmB/NOP family class I SAM-dependent RNA methyltransferase translates to MNKEKDDTRQIAFEALCQVLERNRSLDAVLDLLLSRHADSRDKAAAYRLIVCCLRQKGVLEAIIEPLLRRAPPQPVSVILLLGVAQIIFLETPRHAAINTTVNLARKNGFSGFTGLVNAVLRKVADQGKECLEGLDQERLNLPTWLWQEWDKAGFNPRQLAQCLNYEVPLDLSVKSGLSAPQGGVLLCADSYRYPVGTKVNNLSGFEEGQFWVQDVAASLPAFLLQVKQGEKVADLCAAPGGKTAQLVMAGGQVVAVEKDPKRIKRLKENLDRLQLKAEIVQSDAAQLQYKEEFDAILLDAPCSATGIFRRHPDVLHIKKPKEISGLVNVQRQLIQAALRYLKPGGRLMYSVCSLQPAEAEEQARYMSSLPEILPLPLTVEDIPFLPESIIKEGWVRTLPSMWSEKGGLDGFFMARFVKK